In Streptomyces chartreusis, the following proteins share a genomic window:
- a CDS encoding amino acid ABC transporter permease, with protein sequence MTVTKEESGQEGADGDGGRSGAGDGYVPSQRRLDRERHKRARARRATAIGALSTLVTGVVLYLVVVNAPGWPRTKETFFDQEYAREAFPKVLDGLWLNVRLLLICGACVLVLGMLIAVARTLRGPVFFPLRVLAAAYTDFFRGLPLIINLMIVVLGVPALRLQGVTVDPVLLGGTALTLTYSAYVAEVFRAGIESVHPSQRAAARSLGLTNRQALRHVVLPQAVRRQVPPLLNDLVSLQKDTGLVSIGGAVDAVRAADIIVGRSLNYTPYIVAGLIFVALTIPMTRFTDWVTARMDRRRAQGGAL encoded by the coding sequence GTGACGGTCACCAAGGAGGAGTCCGGCCAGGAGGGGGCGGACGGCGACGGCGGCAGGTCCGGCGCGGGTGACGGCTACGTCCCCTCGCAGCGGCGGCTCGACCGTGAGCGCCACAAGCGGGCCCGGGCCCGCCGTGCCACCGCCATCGGCGCCCTCTCCACCCTGGTCACCGGTGTCGTCCTCTACCTGGTCGTGGTCAACGCGCCGGGCTGGCCGCGCACCAAGGAGACGTTCTTCGACCAGGAGTACGCGCGCGAGGCGTTCCCCAAGGTCCTCGATGGGCTGTGGCTCAACGTCCGGCTGCTGCTGATCTGCGGCGCCTGCGTGCTGGTCCTGGGGATGCTGATCGCCGTCGCACGCACGCTGCGCGGCCCGGTGTTCTTCCCGCTGCGCGTGCTGGCGGCCGCCTACACGGACTTCTTCCGGGGCCTTCCGCTCATCATTAACCTCATGATCGTCGTCCTCGGCGTCCCCGCGCTGCGGCTCCAGGGCGTGACCGTCGATCCGGTGCTGCTGGGCGGCACCGCCCTCACCCTGACGTATTCGGCATACGTGGCCGAGGTGTTCCGCGCGGGCATCGAGTCCGTGCACCCCTCGCAGCGCGCCGCGGCACGCTCGCTCGGTCTCACCAACCGGCAGGCACTGCGGCACGTGGTGCTGCCCCAGGCGGTACGCCGTCAGGTGCCGCCGCTGCTGAACGACCTGGTGTCGTTGCAGAAGGACACCGGGCTGGTGTCGATCGGCGGCGCGGTGGACGCCGTACGGGCCGCGGACATCATCGTGGGCCGCAGCCTCAACTACACGCCCTACATCGTCGCCGGCCTGATCTTCGTGGCGCTGACCATTCCGATGACGCGCTTCACGGACTGGGTGACGGCGCGCATGGACCGTCGGCGCGCCCAAGGAGGTGCCCTGTGA
- a CDS encoding ABC transporter substrate-binding protein — MHPAPRALRRAVAVATTALLATALGCAPQPDEKAADAPSGAAGNTCAKGKLATKTSGKLTVATDEPAYEPWFKDDKPAGGEGFESAVAYAVAKQLGYDKSAVVWQSVPFNKAFAPGAKTFDFDINQVSISDERKKAVDFSSGYYDVRQAVIALKDSKAAKAKSVADLKGLKLGAQVGTTSLDYIDDVVKPTQEAAAYAKNDQAKSALKNGQVDAIVVDLPTAFYITAAEVTDATIVGQFENQGGTPEQFGLVLDKGSALTPCVTDAVDALRKDGTLDRLEQQWLSDAVDAPVLK; from the coding sequence ATGCACCCTGCCCCTCGCGCGCTGCGCCGCGCCGTCGCCGTCGCAACGACCGCCCTGCTCGCCACCGCTCTCGGCTGTGCTCCGCAGCCGGACGAGAAGGCCGCCGACGCGCCGTCGGGTGCGGCCGGGAACACCTGCGCCAAGGGCAAGTTGGCCACGAAGACCTCCGGCAAGCTGACCGTCGCCACCGACGAGCCCGCGTACGAGCCCTGGTTCAAGGACGACAAGCCCGCGGGCGGTGAGGGCTTCGAGTCGGCGGTCGCGTATGCCGTGGCGAAGCAGCTCGGCTACGACAAGAGCGCGGTCGTCTGGCAGAGCGTCCCGTTCAACAAGGCTTTCGCGCCCGGCGCGAAGACCTTCGACTTCGACATCAACCAGGTGTCGATCAGCGACGAGCGCAAGAAGGCCGTGGACTTCTCGTCCGGCTACTACGACGTCCGCCAGGCCGTCATCGCGCTGAAGGACAGCAAGGCGGCCAAGGCGAAGAGCGTCGCCGATCTGAAGGGCCTCAAGCTGGGCGCGCAGGTCGGGACCACGAGTCTCGACTACATCGACGACGTGGTGAAGCCGACCCAGGAGGCCGCCGCGTACGCGAAGAACGACCAGGCCAAGTCGGCGCTGAAGAACGGGCAGGTGGACGCCATCGTGGTCGACCTGCCGACCGCCTTCTACATCACCGCGGCCGAGGTGACGGACGCGACGATCGTCGGCCAGTTCGAGAACCAGGGCGGTACGCCCGAGCAGTTCGGGCTCGTCCTCGACAAGGGCAGCGCGCTGACCCCGTGTGTGACGGACGCTGTGGACGCCCTGCGCAAGGACGGCACCCTGGACAGGCTCGAGCAGCAGTGGCTGTCCGACGCCGTCGACGCCCCGGTGCTCAAGTGA
- a CDS encoding MBL fold metallo-hydrolase, whose translation MTYSGQVTVGGPADVHELKDLMITKIAVGPMDNNAYLLRCRATDEQLLIDAANDADTLLGMIGDDGIASVVTTHQHGDHWQALAAVVEGTGARTYAGRDDADGIPVPTDVLVDDGDTIRVGRVELTARHLVGHTPGSIALVYDDPHGHPHVFTGDCLFPGGVGNTRKDPKAFASLIHDVETKIFGTLPDETWVYPGHGNDTTLGAERPHLPEWHARGW comes from the coding sequence ATGACGTACAGCGGACAGGTGACGGTCGGTGGCCCCGCCGACGTGCATGAGCTCAAGGACCTGATGATCACCAAGATCGCGGTCGGCCCGATGGACAACAACGCCTATCTGCTGCGGTGCCGGGCCACGGACGAGCAGTTGCTGATCGACGCCGCCAACGACGCGGACACGCTGCTCGGCATGATCGGGGACGACGGCATCGCGTCCGTCGTCACCACGCACCAGCACGGCGACCACTGGCAGGCGCTCGCCGCGGTCGTCGAGGGCACCGGCGCCCGCACGTACGCCGGACGGGACGACGCCGACGGCATCCCGGTGCCGACCGACGTACTGGTCGACGACGGCGACACCATCCGAGTGGGGCGCGTGGAGCTCACCGCGCGCCACCTGGTGGGGCATACGCCGGGCTCGATCGCTCTCGTCTACGACGACCCGCACGGGCACCCGCACGTCTTCACCGGCGACTGCCTCTTCCCCGGCGGCGTGGGCAACACCCGCAAGGACCCGAAGGCGTTCGCCAGCCTGATCCACGACGTCGAGACGAAGATCTTCGGCACGCTGCCCGACGAGACGTGGGTCTACCCCGGGCACGGCAACGACACGACGCTGGGCGCCGAGCGGCCGCATCTGCCGGAGTGGCACGCGCGGGGTTGGTGA
- a CDS encoding maleylpyruvate isomerase family mycothiol-dependent enzyme, whose amino-acid sequence MIDHARDLVSVREATDRLLTAAAKLDNASVAEPSRLPGWSRGHVLAHIARNADALVNVLQGRPMYVSATARDADIERDAPRPLDVQLTDVRESGSRFQEAGAVPADWARTVELRNGVTDAAARVPFRRWVEVELHHVDLGIGYELEDLPAEFVEREIDFLADRFTGHADVPPTRLTDGTRAWSTGREADAAEVTVRGTAPDLLGWLAGRRDGAGLTAEGGVLPALPPL is encoded by the coding sequence ATGATTGATCACGCTCGTGACCTGGTGTCTGTACGTGAAGCTACCGATCGGCTGCTCACCGCAGCGGCAAAACTGGACAACGCGTCAGTGGCCGAGCCGTCACGGCTCCCCGGCTGGAGCCGCGGCCACGTCCTCGCACACATCGCCCGCAACGCGGACGCCCTCGTGAACGTCCTTCAAGGGCGTCCCATGTACGTCTCCGCCACCGCCCGGGACGCCGACATCGAGCGCGACGCCCCGCGCCCCCTCGATGTCCAGCTCACGGACGTGCGGGAGAGCGGCAGCCGCTTCCAGGAGGCGGGCGCCGTGCCCGCGGACTGGGCGCGCACGGTGGAGCTGCGGAACGGCGTGACCGACGCGGCGGCCAGGGTGCCGTTCCGGCGGTGGGTCGAGGTGGAGCTGCACCACGTCGATCTCGGGATCGGATACGAGCTTGAGGACCTCCCGGCGGAATTCGTGGAGCGGGAGATCGACTTCCTCGCGGACCGGTTCACCGGGCACGCCGACGTGCCGCCGACCCGGCTCACGGACGGCACGCGCGCGTGGAGCACGGGCCGGGAGGCGGACGCCGCCGAGGTCACCGTCCGGGGCACCGCGCCCGACCTGCTCGGCTGGCTCGCCGGGCGCCGCGACGGGGCCGGGCTGACCGCGGAGGGCGGCGTACTGCCGGCGCTTCCGCCGCTGTAG